In Gloeocapsa sp. DLM2.Bin57, the genomic stretch AAACTATAATGTCTATACCGGCGGTTTGCGTACAGGGCAACTCCAAATAGCCAAAGCACAACTTGAATCAGCAACCCTTGAGATAGAAATCACCACCTTAGAGGTAGAACTAGCAGTAATTCAAGCTTATTATCAGTTACAAGCAGCTGAACAAGATCTCAAAATTGCTAGTCAAGCTGTAGTCAATTCCGAAACTACCTTGCGTGATACCCAAGCTTTAGCACAAGCAAGAATGGTTACTCAACCAGATGTTGCCCAAGCGGAACTCAATCTGGCGAATTACCGTCAACACCTTAATCAGGCTCTCAATAATCGTCTTGTTGCCCTCAGTCAATTAACTCAAGTGCTCAATTTGCCAGCTAATTTAGAAATCCAGGCAAGCAGTTCAGTGGAAAAGGCTGGTAAATGGGACTTATCTCTAGAAGAAAGTATTAGTCTAGCTTGGCAGCAAAGACCAGAATTAAAACAGCAACTAACTCAAGTTGAGACAGCTAAAGCAAATCGCCAAGTCTCTCTGGCACAGATTCGACCAAATATTTCGCTTAATAGTGAAATGACCGCATCCCGTCTTTACATCTCAGAAAGTTTCAACGGTTCGACTTTAAATCAAACTGGGATAGAAATAGACACATCCATCACAGCTCAAATCACTTGGGAGTTTTTTGATGGAGGTATTGCCAGAGCCCAAGCTCGACAAGCAGAAGCTCAAATGAACGCTGCATCTAGACAGCTAGATGTAATCCGCAGTCAAATTCAGCAAGAGGTTGAGGAAGCTTTTACTCAACTACAATATAATCAAAAAAATGTTGAGTTAGCTTCGAGTGTCTTAGATTTAGCCATGCAGACACTAAAATCCAGACGGATTCAATTTCAAGCTGGTGTAATAGATATTAATACCCTAATCTCTGCTGAAATTGCTTTAAATCAGGCAGAAGAAAATTTTAATAATGCTATTATTGGTTATAACTTGGCTTTAGCCAGTATTCGTAATGCAACCAACACAAGATTAACACCTATAGATAATAAATAAACTTCTGTTTGAGTCAAGGTGCATAGTGAAAGCAGAAATTATCAAAAATTTATCAATTATCAATTTCTATGTTTAATCGTCAAAAACCAAAACTTTTTAGGGAAAAAACTAGTAAACGTATATCCTCCCCAGAGCAGCTCGACCAATTAATGGAAGTGATTAAACCAAAAGATTGGTTGTGGTTAAGTACTTTAGGTGCATTAGTGCTCGGAATTTTGCTCTGGAGTGTATTTGGAGTTATAGATAGTACTGTGATGGGGTTGGGAATTTTAAGCTCTCCTCAACCAATTATCCCTATAGAAGCAGAAGCTACGGGACAATTGAGGGAGATAAAAGTTAAAATAGGCGACACAGTTCAACCTGGAGATGTGATTGCGCGTATTGAGCAACCTGAACTTAAATTACAATTAGCAGAAGAACAGCAAAACCTAATCATACTTGAACAACAGTTTCAAAAGGAAAATGAACTTATCGACAGAGAACAAAGTATTCAGTTAGCTGATATTGAGTTTAAAATCGAAAGTAATAAACAGCTAATATCTCAAATACAAGGTTTACAGGCAACTTTAAGTCAATCTAATCAACTTAGTATAGAAAGTCAAAGAG encodes the following:
- a CDS encoding TolC family protein gives rise to the protein MRNNKLVSIYLSCPLIACFTFEKVTEPWLVDSTWQQNANSIHLQSLKQSTINEKEVLSLTLEEAVEMAIKRNPQIQVAQQQLLEAEEGLKATSRSYFPTLSLSSYLQISDQLISDPKTGVSIDIIGNDEFNTTLSGSIELNYNVYTGGLRTGQLQIAKAQLESATLEIEITTLEVELAVIQAYYQLQAAEQDLKIASQAVVNSETTLRDTQALAQARMVTQPDVAQAELNLANYRQHLNQALNNRLVALSQLTQVLNLPANLEIQASSSVEKAGKWDLSLEESISLAWQQRPELKQQLTQVETAKANRQVSLAQIRPNISLNSEMTASRLYISESFNGSTLNQTGIEIDTSITAQITWEFFDGGIARAQARQAEAQMNAASRQLDVIRSQIQQEVEEAFTQLQYNQKNVELASSVLDLAMQTLKSRRIQFQAGVIDINTLISAEIALNQAEENFNNAIIGYNLALASIRNATNTRLTPIDNK